In the genome of bacterium, the window TTTCGCTCTGAATTCTTGCTGCCGTATAAAAATCATTTAAACTTTCTACGGTTTTCAATCCGTTTGAAAGATGAATTTTAGCTTCTTCATAGCTTTCAATGCTTGATAAATATCTGCCAAATAATAATTCTGTTATGGAAATCTCTCTTTTATTACCTGTTTCGCTTTTAATTGCAAGAGATTCTTTCATATATTCTATGGCAATCTGGTGATTATCTGCTCTTAAGTAAAAAATAGCAAGACTATCCAGAACTTTAGCATATTCCAGACTATTTTTAGGAAGAAGTTCTTGAGCAGACCGAAAATATTTTAAAGCATCACTGTATCTTTTTTCGAAAAAATAAATAATACCGTAATAATGCGATATTAGTGCTTCCGCTTGTTTTTGTTCTTCTGAGTCAAGCTTTTCAATAAAATATTTGGCATCATTTAAAAGTGTCAAAGCTCTAATTAATCTGTCTTTACAGTTTTTATAATGAATTAAAGCCAATTCTGCAAGACAAACAGAAATTTTAATAGTATTTTTGAGCTCGAAATAAACTTTTTGAGCTTCTTCTATATATTTTATAGACTTGTCGTAATTTTGACGAAAAGCTTCAATCAGGCCAAGTTCTAATAAAACTCTTGCCCTGTCTTCATCGCTTTTTATGTTATTTACATCCTGCTCCATTTTTAAAATTTGTTCGGCAGATATAGTATTTATAATGTCATTTTCAATATTAACCATAGTAGACAAATTATAACTTACTTTTATGTATTAAGGGAAGATTGGAATTAAAATTTAAACTCTTTTAATTTTTTTGCATTTTTATCACCTTTTCCGTTGTGAGAAAGTGGTTCTGGCGTATCAGAAAGTGCATATTCCAGCACTTCATCAAAATTTTCCACAATTTTAAAATTTATTTTTCCTTTTAAATAATCGGGAAATTCTTCCAACTCTTTTTCATTGGCTTTGGGAATGATTACATTATTGATTCCGCTTCTTAATGCGGCGATGCATTTTTCTTTAAGCCCTCCAATTTGCAAAATCCGGCCTCTAAGAGTAATTTCTCCTGTCATAGCAATGTCTGATCTGACAGGACGTTTTGTAAAAGCACTAATCATTGCAAGAGTGAGAGCAATACCGGCGCTTGGCCCTTCTTTGGAAGTTGCTCCATCGGGGGCGTGTATATGTATATCATATTTTTCCTGAAGATTTGGAGGTAATTTGAGCTTTTCGTAATTACTCCGAGTATAACTAAAGGCTGTTTGCGCAGATTCCTTCATTATTTCTCCAAGCCTGCCGGTTAAACTCAGTTTTCCATTCCCCGGCATTACACTTGCTTCGATTTCAAGAAGTTCTCCGCCGACTTCTGTCCAGGCAAGACCGTGAACAAGTCCTATTTGAGGCTCTTTTTCGGTTTCCTGTCTGGCATATTTATATACTCCCAGATAATCTGTAATATTTTCCGAGGTCAAAACAATATGAATATGAGGATTTTTTACAATTTCAACGGCAACTTTACGGCATGCTTTGGCTATATTTCTTTCAATCTCCCTTACACCCGATTCTCTGGTGTATTTGTTTATAATTTCTCTTAAAGCTGTCTCATTTATTTCCAGTTGGTCTTCTTTTATTCCGTTTGTTTTAAATTGTCTTGGGATTAAATATTTTTGAGCTATATTAACTTTTTCTTCTTCTGTATAGCCCGGCAGATATATAATTTCAAGCCTGTCTCTCAAAGGTTTATAAAGTGTTTCAACGGAATTTGCCGTAGCAATAAAAAAAACTTCCGACAAATCAAACTCTAAATCAATATAATGATCGGTAAAGTGAGAATTTTGAGAAGGGTCAAGGACTTCCAGCATTGCTGCCGTAGGGTCTCCCATGTGGCTTGGAAGCATCTTTTCTATTTCATCAAGTAAGATTACAGGATTTTTTGTACCTGCATTCTGGATAGCTCTTATTATTCGTCCCGGCATGGCGCCTATATAAGTCCTTCGATGCCCTCTTATTTCTGATTCGTCATTAATCCCGCCAAGGCTGACCTGTGCAAATTTTTTGTTCAGGCTCCTTGATATCGACTTAGCGAGAGAAGTTTTCCCTACTCCCGGCGGTCCTACAAGACATATTATGGTGGCTTGAGGTTCTTTTGAAAGTTTTTTTACCGCTAAAAATTCAAGAATTCTTTCTTTGGCATCTTTAAGCCCGTAATGGTCTTCATCAAGTATTTTTTGAGCCCTTTTTATGTCCAGCATATCTTTTGAGTTTTTAGACCATGGTAATTCCACCACCGTATCAACATAAGTTCTTATAACAGAAGTTTCTGCCGAATAAAAAGCTATTTTTCCAAGCTTTCTTATTTCTTTTAAAAGCTGTTCTTTTACTTTTTGCGGAATTTTTGCTGTTTCTATTTTTTCCCTGAGTTCTTCAGCTTCATCCAGTCCCTCTTCCGACCCCAATTCCTCTTTAATGGCGCGTAATTTTTCTCTTAAAAGAAATTCTTTCTGGGTTTTTCCCAGCTTAAACTTGACTTTTTCCTGAATAGCTTCTTCTATACTAAGCAATTCTATTTCTTTTGAAAGAATTTTACTAACTTCTTCAAGCCGTTCACGCGTGTTTAATGTTTCAAGTATTTTTTGTTTTTCCGGTAATTCTATAGAAAGATAAGTGGCTATTATGTCGGCAAGTTTGCCTGATTCTTTGATTTCTGAAAGGGTGATAAAGCTTTCGATATTAATTTTTGTTGTTTTCTTTATATACTCTTTGAATTTGTCTATTGTAAGGCTTATTAACGATTTTGTTGATTCATCTTCAACTTTTAATTCTTCCAAAACTTCGTATCTGGATTTATAAAAATCATTTTCTTTTACTATTTCAATAATCTTTACCCTTTCAATGCCGTCAGCAAGAGCTTTTATAGTGCCATCAGGAAATTTTAGAAGCTGTACCGCTTTAATAAGCACTCCTACCTGATATAAATCCTTTATTTCAGGATTTTCTGTTGCGTAGTCCTTTTGAGCCAACAAAATCAAGTGATGTTCTTCAGTTAATATAGCATTTTCGACAGCTATAGCAGACATTTTTCTTGATATAAAGATTGGTGCCATCATTTGAGGATATACAACAATATCTCTCATTATAACCACAGGAATAAAATCGTCTTTAGTATTAATATTTGCCATTTTTTGTTTTTATTTCCTCAAAATATCTTTATAATATTGAGTTTTTTTGCTCAATAGGACGTTAAAATTATTTGTTAATAAGACAGTTTCTAATAATTCTTTTCATAATAAGAGAAAATAACGCTGTTTTTCAACACCGTTATTAGCTATCTTTTTTTAAATTTCATTATGCTTTACATGTAAACAAATCCGTTTCAATATAAAATGAATAAAGCGCAACCAAAACAATTAGTTTGGTTGCGCTTTATTCATTCTCGTTTTCAGTTAACAACTAATAACTGTACTTAAAATTTCGCCGGGTTTAAAAAGTTTTAAAATGTTGAATGAACTTTGGGTTCTTGCAATCTTGTAGTTGAGAAAATCGCAAATTTCATTGTCATAATCGTCTCTTTTGGCTACAAAAGAATTTGAGCTACTTAAGTCAGAGATTAAACTTGCATGATCTATGGCGCTATATTCTTTTAATGCACAATAATTAGCAAACTTTAAGAGCTCATTTCTAGGAGATTTGATGATAAAACTTTTATTAAGTTTTTTATCGATCGCACTATCAATTGCTTGATTTGTTCTGCTACCCATTCAGAACTCCCTTGTCTTAAACTACTAACTCATCACAACGGT includes:
- the lon gene encoding endopeptidase La gives rise to the protein MANINTKDDFIPVVIMRDIVVYPQMMAPIFISRKMSAIAVENAILTEEHHLILLAQKDYATENPEIKDLYQVGVLIKAVQLLKFPDGTIKALADGIERVKIIEIVKENDFYKSRYEVLEELKVEDESTKSLISLTIDKFKEYIKKTTKINIESFITLSEIKESGKLADIIATYLSIELPEKQKILETLNTRERLEEVSKILSKEIELLSIEEAIQEKVKFKLGKTQKEFLLREKLRAIKEELGSEEGLDEAEELREKIETAKIPQKVKEQLLKEIRKLGKIAFYSAETSVIRTYVDTVVELPWSKNSKDMLDIKRAQKILDEDHYGLKDAKERILEFLAVKKLSKEPQATIICLVGPPGVGKTSLAKSISRSLNKKFAQVSLGGINDESEIRGHRRTYIGAMPGRIIRAIQNAGTKNPVILLDEIEKMLPSHMGDPTAAMLEVLDPSQNSHFTDHYIDLEFDLSEVFFIATANSVETLYKPLRDRLEIIYLPGYTEEEKVNIAQKYLIPRQFKTNGIKEDQLEINETALREIINKYTRESGVREIERNIAKACRKVAVEIVKNPHIHIVLTSENITDYLGVYKYARQETEKEPQIGLVHGLAWTEVGGELLEIEASVMPGNGKLSLTGRLGEIMKESAQTAFSYTRSNYEKLKLPPNLQEKYDIHIHAPDGATSKEGPSAGIALTLAMISAFTKRPVRSDIAMTGEITLRGRILQIGGLKEKCIAALRSGINNVIIPKANEKELEEFPDYLKGKINFKIVENFDEVLEYALSDTPEPLSHNGKGDKNAKKLKEFKF